The DNA sequence GCTCCTTGGCAGAAGATTCCCCAGAAGTGCCAGTACCAGTACCAgtaccaccaccagcaccggGCAGAGACCAGTATGTGCCGTAGCCCAACTTCAGATAACTAACCATTTTATCTAGTTTGCCATCTTCGGTCTCCCGTGCTGGTGGTTGGTCTTTGCTTGCATCGTCAGCGGTCGCGGGCTCTGTCTCTGCCGCCGTCACCGCCGCCTTTGAGGATTCTCCCGCCTCAGTCGACGCTGGCTGCGTAGAAGCGGCCTGCTGTGCAATAGCGCGGCtggcccttctcctctttgccCGCCGAACCGATGTTGGGCTCTCAATGACTCCATAGGTGTGGTCTCCCCAGGTGTACAGGTCCTCCATCCATTGTGTCACATCTCTCAGAGACTTTCTGGACAAGGCACCAGTACCTAGGAAGATGGCACCGTCCTCAGAGCTAGGCTCTTGGCCGGTTCCAAGCCACTGTTCAGGGTCGCCATTCGGCGCATCTGGGGGAGGCGAGTCGGGATTGTAGTCGCCAAACTTGGAAACAACTAGATCGACGAGACCTTCAATTCTCCCGACCAGGCCCTCCAAGACTTCTCGTTCGCCGCTTCCACGGTCTTCctcaccaacgccaaccCCCAGTTCGCCCGAGGCGGCGACATTGATGCCACCAAAGATATCGCGGGCTGGGTTTCCATGCATGGCCACATTCCATGTCGAGAGAAACAGGTCCCAGTAGCGGCTGAGGACAGTTACAAACTTGGTTCGCTTGGTCCGCACGAATAGGGCGCTCAGGGACGAGTCATGATGCATGAGAAAAGTGCTGTGAGCTCGCAGAAGGTCCCTCAGAAGCAAATTTGCAGGTTTCATCTCGCGGCTGGAGTATTCATATCGTTCTTCGGCAGGTTCGCTGTTCTTGGTGGCAAGTCGTGGGGGGAGAGGCAACTTGGTCAGGTCGATGCTCTAGAGATATTGGTCAATAAAGGCCCCCAAACAAGAGGTAAAGTAATTAAATCTTACGGCCAGAATCCACCACCCGGGCTCCAGCTCGTGGAGTATCACTCTCGATTTCTCGGTGTCGATAGCATCTACGGGCGCACCATTGGCAAAGCCGCGACTAAAGCTAGCCATGCCCTGGGCGAGGCCGATCTGTCGGAGACGCTCATTGCGCTCCTCAGGGGAAATGTCCTTGGTAGGCTGACCGCGTGTGCGCCGGCGCTTGTGGGAGGAGGTCTGGGTGGTGACAGAGGCGTAGTAGACGATCTGGTCGTCGATGGTCTCGTCCGTGTTGCCAAGCGaggggttgaagatggctAGAAAGCCCAACTGAGCGGGCACAATAGACCCTggagccgcagccgcagcccCTGGACGCGCAGCCATTGTGACGATGTCTTGTCTCTCTTCGTGatgtcttcttttttttactcAGGCGTCCAACGTTGGGCTCCGCATCGGTTGGCGCTGGAGGATGGAACTAGGTAGCTGAGCTGGTCGCTCGCTGGCTCAGTAGAtcggcgatgacgacgggCCTCCAAAAGAAGCTCTCCCAAGAACCCGCGACAACGCCCAAACGCGCGCGGGTATGAAATGCATAAAAAGGGTGAgatcaaagagaagagaagagtttAAAAGGTCAAAAATGAGGGGAAGAGAATGCCTCAGCTACCTTGGCCAGAGCTGGCGGCGGGCAGGCGCAAAGTGCGGCTGCAGCGGGAGGTCTCGACCGCGCTCGCTCGAGTCGAGTTGGTTGTTAGGACGGAGGAAGGGGTCCGACTCCGACTCCTGACTACGACCCAGACTCGATGGACGAGCTCGCTACTCGTCCAATTGGAGTTATTGCGTCATGTGGGACAGATGTCGTAGCGATAGAGCAGTTTGCGTAGTTTTTGGACGAGGGATCGCGCTTACAAGATGCGATCGAGATGAGAATTGCCCGAGAGGACGGATCGCAAACCGTCCATGTTATCGGCCAAAGCCCAGCTAGCTTCCTGGTATATCCCACCCTTCAGGTACTAAGCTGCGCTATCTACGTATTGATCAACGGCTTCTGCTACCCAGTTCTTCTAGAGGTCCTACGCACGGGCTTTTTGGCGCTGCTTATCACTATGTCATGAATCGTTCGCTTCTCTATCAGCTAGAGATATGGTGGGTATAAGCAGAAGCTCAATAGGTATCCAATCCAAGCACTTATCCACGTCCAACACCAAGTCCATCAAGTACCCTATCATAGGTACGCATATTCGTACAAAGTGTATCTCCTCTCCTCGCGTGTAATATCTGTAACATCATGGCAAGTCATCCTTAGTTCTAGACCCCCGCCCTCTCCTAATGAAAGCATGGTACTCCCTCATCACCTTGTCCCGGTTTTCTTTAAAGGTCTCGCGAAGAGACTGAGACTGGTCAGACTCGAGGCTCTCACTGCTAGACAACCCCCAGTTCTCCCACTTCTTCCACTCCCGCTTCTGACTGCGCTCGTAGCTGGAGCACTCTGCCCAGAGAAAGTACAGTAGAAAGGTGACGACCGTCAGAGGGATCGTGATGGCCCAGTACAGACCGAACTGCGGTGTGGATGGGACTCCAATGGCCCCCTTCTTGACTCCATCCCAGTCAAAGACGTCGGTCGAAAACAGCGCTGATATGAAGCTGCCAGGTAGGAAAAACATGGTGACAAAGGCCAGCGTCTTCATAGAGGCGGCATCGCGAAGGGTGGATATCGAGATGAGGGTGTTGGAAAGGCTGTAGTTCATAGACATTAGGCTCAAAAGCTGAGGACATTGTTAGCTTGCTTCTTCCTTATTCAGTCGCGAATCAACGTACCACTTCGTTCTGAATCTGCGCCCGCTTTAGGGTATACTCTCGATCCACAACCTGCATCTTCAACCGTTCTTGGAGTACCTGAATGTGGTTCTTCATAATCTTATCTCCCTCGGAAACGATTCTCTGGTCTGAGCTGATCATTCGTTGGGTAAATTCCATCAGGTTCTCCAGTGTCTTGCTCTTCCTATCCGTGCTGGCCAATCGAGAGGAATAGTCGGTGATCTTGGCAGCCACATCTGCCAGCTCCCCAGTCGCCAGGTGTTTCCGTTTGGTCTTGAAGTCGGTGTATCCCGTCCTTCCTTCAACCGCCTGAATGTTGTTCTTTATCTCGCCTTGTGTAATCTCGATCTGGCCATGGAGCATGAGACTGCAAAGGAGGGCAGGGAACATGTCATGGCTGGCAGTGGCCAGTTGCCATTTGCTCTCGCTCTTAAGGAATTGCTTAATagtctctctctcttttcgTTGGGCTAACAAAATGCCGTTCGTGGCACTTTGGCGGGCCAACGGCGGCCTGAAGCGACTATGTGACCATATGGCGGCAATCTTGGGCAGATAGCAAAAGACGAATGCTTGCTCGTCTCCATGTGGCTTTGCAACCTGGGGAAAGGCGCTGGCGCCGGCGAGGCAACTCGGGAAGTATTCGTAAgccagctcaaggccgaAATTTGCCAGCAGCAACTGCTTAACAGCGCCTGGCAGGTCGACGCGGTGCTCATCCATGTTGAACTCGGGCCAAACGAGGCGCAGGACCAAGGTCTCTGTTCCTACCGAGGCGGAGGGCCGTGTCTCCAAGGCTAGCCACGTAGGCACATTTTGAACAGGAACGGTGGCATCGCAGGTATTGACGATGCCCGTATCGTCATTGCGCCAGAGCTCGGTCACCTCAAATTGGGTGACAACCTCGGAAGACTGCTTTGGACGCTGCGGGTTGAACTCGGCGATCTTTTGGTATATTTCCTCCATAGGCGTGGAGCTATAAGCATCTAGTCAAGCGGCGTGACAGTTTTGGCGAAAGATTCTGGAGCTTGGGTTGAGCGAAGGCGATAGCGTCTGCTGCTGTGCAAGAATTGGGAGACGACGATGGTAATAAGAGAGCCTGTTCAGCTGCTGAGGCTGTAACCGCGCGCTCGCGCGGCAAGGGGCAACCAATTGCCTGACGAGTGAGACATGGGGGAGCTTCAGCCCATGCGGAGTGTCAAGACCCTTGCTTGTCGACCGACATGGACGAATAGACACTCAATCTTTGCCGCGGCATCGAGGTTGGAGATAGATTGATCGACCGAGTACTTCTTGTTATCGGCCtttcatccatccaatcTCATCGGCAAAGGCCCGTCCCGAGCCGAGCACTAACTGCCGCCTTGGCCACCAGATGAAATGAGAGTTGGTTGTACTCCATAACTGAATCTGTATCAGGCTTTGTCTGCACTGCCACGGACGGCGAAACACCAACAAGTGCAAGGCAATCAGAGGAAGCACTGGACTTTCAACCCTTTCTCTGCTACCCTAACAGCACGCATAGTGCTCAGCGCCTGGTCAAGTGGTTGACTCCATTAATACGCTGAGAAACCAAACTTGTCTGACTCCTAAAAAGCCCACCTTTGACCGGGCACGTATAAAAGGAAGAACAAACTATAATCACCGATAATACACCTAAGTTTTTTGTGTTCTACCTAGGTTGAGGCTGTGGCATCTCACGCCCGGATTGAGACTGCCGCACAAAGACGGCGAATGTCGATGTGGCTTGAAATTGGGCAAATCATCTCGACCAGCTCAAGCCCCAGGCCATATCCATTGAGGCGAAGCAGCCGTTGGAACGACTGCAGCTCACAGTGTTCATTGCTCAGATCTTGCCAATGAGACCTGGAGACAAAACTTGCAAGCAGTAGCAGAACCGACTCGACGGCAGATCCATTCCTCTTGCTGTCCCCAGCCAAGACACATTCTCCAGCCACGAACCCAAAATAGACCCTGAAAATTGATAGCCCAGAACTTTCAGTGCCGCCGCTACTAAGAGCTTACTGTACGGAGCACCCCACTAGAGGTCCCCTTTTTCGGCGGTCGGTTTGCGACTTGACTTGCTGCTCGGGGACCTACACGCAACCGGTAACTAACAAGGTCTAGAACTGTCAGATTGGATGTGAACAGCAAGGAAGAAAACATCATCCTCCCATCGTCTGCGCCTCTGCTGACGGATCGTGTCGTTTGCAATTGATTGGGAAAGGTCCCCGTAAATATCCAACAATCCCCCCGGTGCCCCGATCGCCAGAGACCTACGTCATCCCCCTCGTTATCGTTGTCACTCTCTCGCACTCTCTCGCACTCTCTCGCACTCGGGCTCTTCCACCTTGGACGTCTTCAGATCCAACATCCAATCTCACCTCGTGCCCTGTAAGCTTTGTTCCCCGCGGCTGACAGGCCATCCAcctttcccttctctcctcctaCATCATCACCATAGCCATCGAACAATTCACGTCGTTTACAACTCCCATTGGGACCGCTTTCGCTTACATTCAAGCTAGGCCCTCCGGCCTCATTGCGCATCCCCCGCCAAACCGACGCTCGCCATGGAGTCCTTCTCTCTGCTCAAGCGTCGCACCACCGACATTTTGCACAATGTCTCGCAGAACCTCCcttccatgcccatgccctcTGTGCCCGCTGTAGGTGGTGCCCCGCGCAGGGACGCCATCAAGGGCACTTGGGAGCGCATCGAGGTTCCTCCCGTCCCCCGCTCTTCCCACTctctcgacatcatccaaGGCTCCGCCTACATCTTTGGCGGCGAGATCGAGCCCCGTGAGCCCGTCGACAACTGCATGCACGTCATCAACTTGCCCTGGAGCGGCGCCGGTGCCGATTACTACAAGATCAAGCCTGTCGCCGCGAAGCCCGATGACCGGCCCCAACAGCCAGAGCCCGAAGCTCCCGCAACCACTGAAGCACCTGCCCCGGCACCTGCCCCGGCACCTGCTgaggcaaagaagccagaGAAGGAGACAAAAGAATCTGACGACGATTCTGACGACGATTCTGAAGAAGATTCCGAAGAAGATTCTGAAGACGATTCTGAAGATGATTCTGATGACGAGTCTACTGAGGCAGGAGCTGAAAAGCCCCTTGATGATGTTCCTCTCGCCTCGCCCGGGCTTCCAGCTgagagcaaggccaagggtaAGCAGCCCGCCGGTCCCGAGCCTCTGGAGCTCGGCGATGTGCCGGCCCCGCGAGTCGGCCATGCTACCGCCGTCATTGGATCCCGcatcttcctctttggcGGCCGCGGTGGCCCTGACATGACGCCTCTCGACGAGGCTGGCCGTGTCTGGGTATTCGACACCCGCTCCAACAATTGGTCATATCTTGACCCAGCTCCCGCTGTCAAGGGCGGCAGCATCATTCCCCATCCCGCTCCTCGAAGCTATCACACGGCCGCTGCTATCGACCGCCCCCGAGATTTCGCTTCCCCACGACCTAAGCAGCCCGAGACATGGTCGGAGTGGGCTCTAGGCGACACCTCCAAGACTGGTATCCCTCAGGACCCCATTGTTGGCAATGTCGCTGAAGATGCCGTTGACGAGGAGTCCAACGGTTATGGTACATTCTTCGTCCACGCCGGCTGTCTCGCCAATGGCGAGCGCACCAATGATATCTGGGCCTTCAATGTCCACGATCGCACTTGGAGCGAGCTCCCCGCCGCCCCTGGCCCTGCCAGAGGTGGCACTGCCATCTGCATCAGCAAGAGCCGTCTCTTCCGCTTCGGTGGCTTCGATGGTGAGACGGAGCTTGGAGGTCAGCTGGACTTCCTGCATCTCGAAGTCGAGACCTTTGATGACAAGGGCTCCAAGGGTGAGGTCTCCGTCCGCGCTCGGGGTGGCTGGCAGACCATCCTGCAGAGCGACCCCAACTCTGAAACCACAGAGATCCACGCAGAGCCCTCTCAGGTATGGCCTGAGCCTCGCAGCGTCGCATCctttgaggccatcaccgTGGGTGGCGGTCGTGAGTACCTCGTCCTGACCATGGGTGAGCGCGAGCCCAGCTCCGAGGGTCATGCCGGCGCAGGcaagttcctcgacgacgtcTGGATGTTCCAGGTTCCTCCTCTGGGCATGACAGCCGCCAGCGTTACAGCTGCCATGTGGCAGGCTGTTGGCCGCAAGACTGGTGAGGGCAAGTGGACTCCGGTCGACCTGGAACCCtatgacgacgacaacagcgACGAGCTGCCTGAGTCGAGAGGATGGATCGCGAGTGCGCCCATGGGTGACCTCGAGGAGAACGGTATCCTCATCTGGGGTGGCGTGGGCGAGGACGGACAGCGACTGGGAGACGGCTGGATCTTGCGGGTGGGAGAATAGTCTGGAGAGAAAACTTGGATATACATATCTTTGGGCTTGGAGGTTTCCTTTTTGGCGCGACTTGAATATTTCGAAACGGGCAAACGTTCTCACATTGGTATGAGTGAAGAAGGCAAGAATCAATGAAGCAGGAAAACCACACAGTTGATTATCTCACGTAGTCTCTTGATGAAATCCAAACGTTCTATACCATGGATTACATTCAAAGCAGTGTTATGTACAGTCGTTGCCTCCTCCCGCGCGGCTCTTTTTCCATCACCTGCCTCTGATATTCCATGCCCTTGAACTTAAAAAAAGACGAATTGATATTGCATTGTAGTTCTACAAGTCGGACCGCGTGGTCTCGGTTCCCCAGGGCTCCGCGAGCAGGTTCGTCTGGCCGGCGCTGTTCTCGCATGTGCTTCGGCCGCTGAGGGGGCCGGGCTTGGGGACGCTGACAGTGGAGGGATCGGTGGCAGTGGCGCtggccttgagggccttgaggaggTCGACGACGGACTCGGGGGTGAGGTCCTCGTAGTAGTCGTCGTTGATCTGGATCATGGGGGCGTTGACGCAGGCGCCAAGGCactcgacctcgaggatggTGAAGAGGCCATCAGCAGTAGTCTCGCCTTGCTTGATGCCGAGGtggttcttgatggccttgacgatgacgtCGGAACCGCAGCCTCCGAGCTGGCAAGGGGTCTAGTAAAGAAATTGTTAGTTGGTTCCGTGCTTCTTTATTGTCCGGGTCTTCAATGACGTCTATCCGCCTCGATCCGAGAAACCGTCCGATACGGCTACAACCGAGCGGAGCAGCAATTGCCATTCCCAGACGCGTGCCATTGAATCCCCAAGTTGAGCAGTAAGAGAGCAAACGTACAGTAGTGCAGATCTGGACAAAGAACTTGCCCACGGGGGTTCGGTTGTACATGGTGTAAAAGGACGCAACCTCGTAGACTCGCATGGGGGGCATCTCGAGGAGGCGGGCGACCTCGTTCATGACGCTGATGCTGGTGAAGCCGTGCTGGCGCTGGCCGAGGTCGAGCAGGGGCATGAcggcggccttcttgtaCTGCGGGGGGTATttcttgaggatctcggcaATGACGGCCTGGTTCTTCTCGTTGAACTTGAAGGGGAGCTCGGGGTTGTTGTCCTTGGTGTTGCGATGCTGTGGCACACGGAAAAAGACGTCAGACACAGGCTCCATTCACTCATCAAGACTATGCACTTCGGTAGATGCGTGCATGGCCGCAATTGGGAGCGCCAATTGACGACGGGGAGTGGTTGCTTACCACCATGAGGGAGTCGCTCGGTCGGCGGGctgagagggagaaggcggcTCGGGTCTGGGGGCGGGCTGCCCGGCACGCCGGCCGGAGGGCGGATcggaggaggggagagaTCTTGCTCGCCATTGTGACGGGGAGATTGAAGAACGGAGCGGCGTCGTCGGGGGGAGGAGGTCGGCTTCGAGAGCGATCGTGAGGTCGTCTGGGTCTTGTCAAAATGTCGCCGTCGTAGAACGAAGCAATCGAATTGGAGCTGCTTGTAAAATGGGCATCTGTGATTGGTGCACTCGGCTGAATGTCGGGTTTAGCCGGTGCTTAGCATTGGCCCGACGGTACGTAccgcttctgctgctgcacCCATCCATCTTGAGTCGGCCATTCTTGTTAAGAAGTGCTATCCACTTCGTCTTTCATGTTCTACCAACTATTGAGGATTCTCACCATGTAGTGAACCGAATATTCTCAAACTACATTTGCTTCAATCCGTAGTCCAGCTGCATCTCTGCCAGTTCACCGCCCAAACAACTC is a window from the Fusarium keratoplasticum isolate Fu6.1 chromosome 5, whole genome shotgun sequence genome containing:
- a CDS encoding Intu-longin-1 domain-containing protein yields the protein MAARPGAAAAAPGSIVPAQLGFLAIFNPSLGNTDETIDDQIVYYASVTTQTSSHKRRRTRGQPTKDISPEERNERLRQIGLAQGMASFSRGFANGAPVDAIDTEKSRVILHELEPGWWILASIDLTKLPLPPRLATKNSEPAEERYEYSSREMKPANLLLRDLLRAHSTFLMHHDSSLSALFVRTKRTKFVTVLSRYWDLFLSTWNVAMHGNPARDIFGGINVAASGELGVGVGEEDRGSGEREVLEGLVGRIEGLVDLVVSKFGDYNPDSPPPDAPNGDPEQWLGTGQEPSSEDGAIFLGTGALSRKSLRDVTQWMEDLYTWGDHTYGVIESPTSVRRAKRRRASRAIAQQAASTQPASTEAGESSKAAVTAAETEPATADDASKDQPPARETEDGKLDKMVSYLKLGYGTYWSLPGAGGGTGTGTGTSGESSAKEPPDAGAPQQESKPVQEDASKSSRPNLAGRTPSYEAAGHYLIGLKGEIDDEYSDPDSHSSDDEGSAEHNSRTVLRTVNVELESEALGRPEATIVRDFEHPASVLTQSQVVGNMVPGYDSHDLNKAKKLRVVVYVNRPFMFAFLFNLRTDSLAMDALYRSLHYQLAPLRKPLLASTRYRPERPGADVGSGSGGGGNAGNSIYDLIWDPHSLTVHSSIPNIPDTYIDPKPWSRPDALNTHLHLLNLYAATRARATALERTEKSSRGWWIVWTRLLDRQEDPSASTNLSTIHEAGADVVETALDQAADHQDNNSSDGSDSQEPRTPEVAKEIFLIRRASDHVGFRTDASTGGGDGAGRLAQGIGVDTRRYVEELLSLL
- a CDS encoding NADH-ubiquinone oxidoreductase 24 kDa subunit, mitochondrial — its product is MADSRWMGAAAEAPSAPITDAHFTSSSNSIASFYDGDILTRPRRPHDRSRSRPPPPDDAAPFFNLPVTMASKISPLLRSALRPACRAARPQTRAAFSLSARRPSDSLMVHRNTKDNNPELPFKFNEKNQAVIAEILKKYPPQYKKAAVMPLLDLGQRQHGFTSISVMNEVARLLEMPPMRVYEVASFYTMYNRTPVGKFFVQICTTTPCQLGGCGSDVIVKAIKNHLGIKQGETTADGLFTILEVECLGACVNAPMIQINDDYYEDLTPESVVDLLKALKASATATDPSTVSVPKPGPLSGRSTCENSAGQTNLLAEPWGTETTRSDL